A section of the Mesobacillus jeotgali genome encodes:
- the yhfH gene encoding protein YhfH: MIENVVEFFRNLPKKQCIECGETIDEQHECYGNKCDGCMDPGRF; this comes from the coding sequence ATGATTGAAAATGTCGTAGAATTCTTTCGTAATTTACCAAAAAAGCAATGTATCGAGTGTGGAGAAACGATTGATGAACAGCATGAATGTTATGGAAACAAATGCGACGGATGCATGGATCCTGGAAGGTTTTAA
- a CDS encoding MBL fold metallo-hydrolase encodes MKLTIVGFWGGYPKVNEASTGYLLEHEGFKLMIDFGSGVLAKLQNFVQPEELDAMVLSHYHPDHVADIGVLQHARLIQGFLGRKSPQLPIYGHTQDKQEFAKLTYKNITKGVAYNPAKKLEIGPFTISFIPAVHPVPCYAMRIEAGGKSLVYTADTSFKEEFISFASGTDLLLSECNFYGNQDGKGAGHMNSYDNGKLADQAGVRQLVLTHLPHYGEIDQLVSEASTLFSGPIILAREGLEITL; translated from the coding sequence TTGAAGCTGACTATCGTAGGATTCTGGGGCGGATATCCTAAAGTGAATGAAGCAAGCACTGGATACTTACTTGAGCATGAAGGTTTTAAGCTCATGATAGATTTTGGCAGCGGCGTACTCGCAAAGCTCCAGAATTTCGTGCAGCCTGAAGAACTGGATGCAATGGTGCTGTCACACTATCATCCTGACCATGTTGCCGACATAGGTGTACTGCAGCATGCCCGCCTGATTCAGGGTTTTCTTGGCAGGAAGTCACCGCAGCTGCCGATTTACGGTCACACACAGGACAAGCAGGAATTCGCAAAACTTACATATAAGAACATCACAAAGGGAGTGGCCTACAATCCTGCAAAAAAGCTTGAGATTGGCCCTTTTACCATCTCATTTATCCCTGCAGTCCATCCGGTCCCATGTTACGCAATGCGGATTGAAGCTGGCGGCAAGTCCTTGGTGTATACAGCAGATACTTCCTTTAAGGAGGAATTTATTTCATTCGCTTCTGGAACAGACTTATTGCTTTCAGAATGCAATTTTTATGGTAACCAGGACGGCAAGGGTGCAGGACATATGAACAGCTATGATAATGGAAAGCTCGCTGACCAGGCCGGAGTTAGGCAGCTTGTCCTGACTCACCTGCCCCATTACGGTGAAATCGATCAACTCGTATCCGAGGCTTCGACACTATTTTCCGGCCCGATTATCCTGGCCAGGGAAGGGCTTGAAATAACCTTATAA
- a CDS encoding lipoate--protein ligase, producing MLFIDNKGITDPRINLAIEEYALKNLDINETYLLFYINEPSIIIGKNQNTIEEINTEYVEKNGIHVVRRLSGGGAVYHDLGNLNFSFITKDDGDSFHNFRKFTEPVVNALRKMGVDAELSGRNDLLAEGRKISGNAQFSTRGRMFSHGTLLFDSEIENVVSALNVKKDKIESKGIKSIRSRVANISEFLSNKVTIEEFRSLLLKNIFEGLDEIPEYVLTEKDWENIHELSKERYQNWDWNYGKSPKFNLQHSHRFPVGQIDVRFEVNKGIIDHCKIYGDFFGVGDVTVIEDKLTGIKYEKSQIVIAMEDVDIKHYFGNISKEDFINLIY from the coding sequence ATGTTATTTATTGATAATAAAGGAATCACGGATCCTAGGATCAACCTCGCAATTGAAGAATATGCCTTGAAAAATCTTGATATCAATGAAACCTACCTGCTTTTTTATATAAACGAACCATCCATCATCATTGGAAAGAACCAGAATACAATTGAAGAAATTAATACCGAATATGTCGAAAAGAATGGCATTCATGTGGTCCGCCGGTTATCCGGGGGTGGAGCCGTGTACCACGACCTTGGCAATTTGAATTTCAGCTTTATCACGAAGGATGACGGAGACAGCTTCCATAATTTCAGAAAGTTTACCGAGCCAGTGGTGAACGCACTTAGGAAAATGGGAGTAGACGCGGAATTAAGCGGCAGGAATGACTTGTTGGCAGAAGGCAGAAAGATATCCGGAAACGCGCAATTTTCAACAAGAGGGCGGATGTTCAGCCATGGCACCTTATTATTTGATTCAGAGATTGAAAACGTCGTTTCGGCACTTAACGTAAAAAAGGACAAAATAGAATCGAAAGGAATCAAATCAATCCGCAGCCGAGTCGCGAATATTTCCGAGTTCCTTTCAAATAAAGTGACAATTGAGGAATTTCGCTCCCTTCTGTTAAAAAATATCTTTGAAGGGCTGGATGAAATTCCTGAGTACGTCCTAACGGAAAAGGACTGGGAAAATATCCATGAACTTTCAAAAGAAAGATATCAGAATTGGGATTGGAATTACGGCAAATCGCCTAAATTCAACCTGCAGCATTCCCATCGCTTCCCGGTTGGCCAGATTGATGTCCGATTTGAGGTCAACAAGGGAATCATCGATCATTGCAAAATCTATGGAGATTTCTTTGGTGTAGGCGATGTCACTGTGATCGAGGACAAGCTGACAGGCATAAAATACGAGAAATCCCAGATTGTCATTGCGATGGAAGATGTGGACATCAAACATTATTTCGGAAATATTTCTAAAGAAGACTTTATTAACTTAATATATTAA
- a CDS encoding fatty acid--CoA ligase family protein, whose product MNLSSQLHHTASMLGEKPAYFFMDKASTYAELDAAVTKFASGLEKLGVKKGDHIALLLGNSPHFVISLYGALRLGATVIPINPIYTADEIGYILNNGDVKVVVGLDMMLPLAEKMHQHLPKVEYFVIAETGQNQMSEEEMSKLTLGSKLKPFTHVVGSGDLGYKGPELNEDDIAIILYTSGTTGKPKGAMLTHKNLYSNAKDVSDYLKMNEDDRVITALPMFHVFCLTVALNAPLMNGGTLLIVPRFSPAEVFRIAREYEASVFAGVPTMYNFLFQYPEGNPDDLKSLRLCISGGASLPVALLQNFERKFNVMVSEGYGLSEAAPVTCFNPLDRPRKPGSIGTSIVNVENKVVNEMGEEVAPGEVGELIVQGPNVMAGYYKMPEETAAIIKDGWLYTGDLARMDEEGYFYIVDRKKDLILVGGYNVYPREVEEVLYNHPDVVEVAVLGVPDPNFGEAVRCYVVSKNPELTEGHLLEYCREHLAKYKVPGAIEFLKELPKNTTGKILRRALKNQVLQG is encoded by the coding sequence ATGAATCTTTCATCACAGCTTCATCACACTGCCTCAATGCTGGGCGAAAAGCCGGCATATTTTTTCATGGACAAAGCTAGTACCTATGCTGAACTGGATGCTGCCGTCACGAAGTTTGCATCTGGCCTTGAAAAATTAGGGGTAAAAAAGGGCGATCATATTGCCTTGCTGCTAGGAAACTCTCCACATTTTGTCATCAGTTTGTACGGAGCGCTAAGACTCGGTGCAACAGTCATTCCCATCAATCCAATTTACACCGCAGATGAAATCGGCTATATCCTGAACAATGGTGATGTGAAAGTTGTCGTCGGTCTAGACATGATGCTGCCACTCGCCGAAAAAATGCATCAGCACCTGCCGAAGGTCGAATACTTTGTCATTGCTGAGACTGGCCAAAACCAGATGTCTGAAGAAGAAATGTCCAAGCTTACTTTAGGGTCAAAATTGAAACCGTTTACACATGTCGTTGGTTCCGGAGACCTTGGCTATAAAGGTCCTGAGTTAAATGAAGACGATATTGCAATCATTCTTTATACATCCGGAACGACTGGAAAGCCTAAGGGTGCTATGCTTACCCATAAAAATCTTTACAGCAATGCTAAAGATGTAAGCGATTACCTAAAGATGAACGAAGATGACAGGGTGATTACTGCTCTGCCGATGTTCCATGTCTTCTGCTTGACCGTTGCCCTTAATGCCCCTTTGATGAATGGCGGGACATTGTTGATCGTCCCTAGATTCAGCCCGGCAGAAGTGTTCCGGATTGCCAGGGAGTACGAGGCTTCTGTATTTGCAGGCGTGCCGACCATGTATAATTTCCTTTTCCAATATCCAGAAGGAAATCCAGATGATCTTAAGTCATTAAGACTGTGTATTTCTGGAGGTGCTTCACTTCCGGTTGCTCTGCTTCAGAATTTCGAGCGAAAATTCAATGTCATGGTCTCTGAAGGATATGGCTTATCAGAAGCTGCTCCGGTCACATGCTTCAATCCGCTTGACCGCCCGCGCAAACCTGGTTCAATCGGAACATCAATCGTGAATGTTGAAAACAAGGTCGTCAATGAAATGGGAGAGGAAGTGGCCCCAGGAGAAGTTGGCGAATTGATCGTCCAAGGTCCGAACGTAATGGCAGGTTACTACAAGATGCCGGAAGAGACAGCTGCAATTATCAAGGATGGCTGGCTTTATACTGGTGACCTTGCCCGCATGGATGAAGAAGGATATTTTTACATCGTTGACCGCAAGAAGGACTTGATTCTTGTTGGCGGATACAATGTATACCCGCGTGAAGTTGAGGAAGTACTATACAATCATCCAGACGTAGTCGAAGTGGCTGTTCTCGGTGTTCCAGACCCTAACTTTGGCGAAGCAGTCAGATGCTATGTTGTCAGCAAAAACCCTGAGCTGACAGAAGGACATCTGCTAGAGTACTGCCGTGAGCACCTGGCAAAATACAAGGTGCCAGGAGCGATTGAATTCCTTAAAGAACTCCCGAAAAATACAACCGGGAAAATTTTAAGACGAGCATTGAAAAACCAGGTTCTGCAAGGTTAA
- a CDS encoding enoyl-CoA hydratase-related protein → MGNIDFQLDGHVAIVTLNRPDALNAFNYETLGEMQQVIEEIRTNRDTRVVIFTGAGEKAFSVGADLKERRTLSDTEVKRNIYKIGEVFTMVDQLPQPTIAAINGFAFGGGMELALACDFRVAAAGTQMGLTETSLAIIPGAGGTQRLPRLIGQAKALELILTARRLKAEEALDYGLVTAVVKKESLLDECMKFADMMLANGPVALQQAKYAVKQGMNADLQTGLQLERKAYEVTIPTEDRLEALAAFSEKRKPNFKGK, encoded by the coding sequence ATGGGGAATATTGATTTTCAATTAGACGGACATGTAGCAATTGTGACACTGAATCGCCCAGACGCTTTGAATGCTTTTAATTATGAGACGCTGGGAGAAATGCAGCAGGTTATTGAAGAAATAAGGACAAACCGTGATACGAGGGTGGTCATTTTTACCGGAGCAGGTGAAAAAGCATTTAGTGTAGGGGCTGACCTAAAAGAACGCCGCACACTGTCTGATACAGAAGTGAAGCGGAATATCTATAAAATCGGTGAGGTATTCACGATGGTGGACCAGCTTCCACAGCCTACAATTGCGGCGATCAATGGATTTGCCTTCGGAGGCGGAATGGAGCTCGCTTTGGCTTGTGATTTCCGTGTTGCCGCAGCAGGAACACAGATGGGATTGACGGAAACGAGCCTGGCAATCATCCCTGGAGCGGGAGGAACACAGCGGCTGCCAAGGCTGATCGGACAGGCAAAGGCACTTGAACTGATTTTGACAGCACGCCGGCTGAAAGCAGAGGAAGCTCTCGATTATGGCCTTGTCACCGCAGTAGTCAAAAAAGAAAGCTTGCTTGATGAATGTATGAAATTTGCCGACATGATGCTCGCAAACGGACCGGTGGCCCTGCAGCAGGCTAAGTATGCGGTAAAGCAGGGAATGAACGCAGATTTGCAGACAGGACTGCAATTAGAGCGCAAAGCCTACGAAGTCACTATCCCGACCGAAGACCGGCTCGAAGCACTGGCAGCATTCAGTGAGAAACGGAAGCCAAATTTTAAAGGAAAGTAA
- a CDS encoding AzlC family ABC transporter permease has translation MESTLAVKQATDFKKGIQSGISIAIGYMPIALTFGLIAKTTGLALSETVMMSMLVFAGAAQYISLSLLAQGIGIFEIILTTFIVNIRHFLMSASLNEKAEEDTIGTRMGYSFGITDETFSVAATREGTVNAGFMFGLNLTAYSSWVAFSGLGYLVGAGLPETLQESMSVALYAMFVGLLVPSMKTNVKVVYLAVLAAAFNSIFTMAELMSTGWAIVLATLLSAILVEAVETFKKGRRANTNE, from the coding sequence GTGGAAAGTACATTGGCTGTTAAGCAGGCGACAGATTTTAAAAAAGGGATTCAATCAGGCATCAGCATTGCGATAGGTTATATGCCGATTGCGCTAACCTTTGGCTTGATCGCCAAGACAACCGGACTTGCACTCAGTGAGACAGTTATGATGAGCATGCTTGTGTTCGCTGGTGCCGCACAATACATTTCCTTAAGCCTCCTGGCGCAGGGAATCGGCATATTTGAAATTATTCTTACTACCTTTATCGTGAATATTCGCCATTTCCTTATGTCGGCTTCCTTGAATGAAAAGGCTGAAGAGGACACGATTGGGACGAGGATGGGTTACTCCTTCGGGATTACCGACGAGACGTTTTCGGTTGCAGCCACGCGGGAAGGTACTGTCAACGCCGGGTTTATGTTCGGCTTGAATCTCACTGCCTACTCAAGCTGGGTCGCCTTTTCAGGGCTAGGGTATCTCGTTGGTGCCGGATTGCCGGAAACCCTGCAGGAAAGCATGTCAGTGGCATTATATGCGATGTTTGTTGGCTTATTGGTTCCATCGATGAAAACCAATGTAAAGGTAGTCTACCTTGCTGTACTTGCTGCTGCGTTCAACTCCATTTTCACGATGGCTGAACTGATGTCAACAGGATGGGCCATTGTTCTGGCAACTTTATTATCAGCCATTCTTGTGGAAGCTGTAGAAACATTCAAGAAGGGCAGGAGGGCAAATACGAATGAGTAA
- a CDS encoding AzlD domain-containing protein, whose product MSNEIIIMIIGMAVVTYIPRMLPFVMFRGKELPPFLQGVLKNVPYATLGALIFPAILFIQEDIWYGLVGAAAAFIVAFMGANVILVVIGSISVLTLYSYFF is encoded by the coding sequence ATGAGTAATGAAATCATCATTATGATCATTGGCATGGCTGTCGTAACCTACATTCCGAGGATGCTTCCTTTCGTGATGTTCCGCGGAAAAGAACTCCCCCCTTTCCTGCAGGGTGTTCTGAAGAATGTCCCATACGCCACACTCGGTGCGCTGATCTTCCCGGCGATCCTGTTTATCCAGGAAGACATCTGGTATGGTCTTGTGGGTGCAGCGGCCGCCTTTATCGTTGCATTTATGGGGGCGAATGTGATTTTGGTGGTTATTGGTTCCATATCAGTTTTGACCCTATATTCTTATTTTTTCTAG
- a CDS encoding ABC transporter ATP-binding protein has product MFIEINNVQKQYADKNNHQVDILKDINLGVDKGEFVSILGPSGCGKSTLLSIVAGLTPATGGEILVSGKRIDKPGKDRGMVFQQAALFPWLNVLENVIFPLKKEMPKKQAEEEAKKYLQMVQLSNYLSHYPHELSGGMQQRVAISRALAMNPDILLMDEPFGALDEQTRSRLHDQLETIWSETQKTILFVTHSISESIKLSDRIVVMGTKPGVILKDIKVDIPRPRHEHKREMVELEEYIMGFLKKEIDKVIREELAHES; this is encoded by the coding sequence TTGTTTATAGAGATCAACAATGTGCAAAAACAGTATGCAGACAAAAATAATCACCAAGTTGATATATTAAAAGATATTAATCTTGGAGTGGATAAAGGGGAGTTTGTTTCAATTCTTGGTCCTTCAGGATGCGGTAAATCTACGCTTTTATCAATTGTTGCTGGTCTGACTCCGGCAACTGGCGGAGAAATCTTGGTTTCTGGAAAGCGAATTGACAAGCCAGGAAAAGACAGAGGGATGGTGTTCCAGCAGGCAGCGTTATTCCCATGGCTGAATGTACTTGAAAATGTAATTTTTCCTTTGAAGAAGGAAATGCCAAAGAAACAGGCAGAAGAGGAAGCAAAGAAATATTTGCAGATGGTCCAGCTCAGCAATTATCTTTCTCATTATCCTCATGAGCTGTCAGGCGGTATGCAGCAGCGAGTGGCGATTTCCAGGGCGCTTGCGATGAACCCTGACATACTCTTGATGGATGAACCATTTGGGGCGCTTGATGAACAAACGCGTTCGCGTCTTCACGATCAATTGGAGACAATCTGGTCAGAAACGCAAAAAACGATTTTATTCGTAACACACAGCATCTCTGAATCCATTAAGCTATCAGACCGGATTGTTGTTATGGGAACCAAGCCAGGTGTAATTCTGAAGGATATTAAAGTGGACATTCCAAGGCCGCGTCATGAGCATAAAAGAGAAATGGTGGAACTTGAAGAGTATATTATGGGCTTCCTGAAGAAGGAGATTGACAAAGTCATCAGGGAGGAGCTTGCACATGAATCCTAA
- a CDS encoding ABC transporter permease: MNPNIKRIIFFTALIAFWYTGSKLEWWLPIILPAPEKVLEALITGFQDKTLIYDLIASFKRLAMGLGLSLVIGTGLGVLLAKSKTADETLGTLVLALQSVPSIIWLPLAIMWFGMNEKAVIFVVVLGGTFVMTLNIRVGIKNVSPLFIKAAKTMGVNGWDLYTRVIFPAAIPYVVTGSRLAWAFAWRALMAGELLSTGPGLGYTLRYASDFGDMALVIGVMIIIGVIGTIVDQLIFQRIEKSVLNRWGLES, encoded by the coding sequence ATGAATCCTAACATTAAAAGAATCATATTTTTCACAGCCCTAATCGCTTTCTGGTATACAGGGAGCAAGCTTGAATGGTGGCTGCCGATCATCCTTCCAGCCCCTGAAAAGGTCCTTGAAGCTCTTATAACAGGATTCCAGGATAAAACACTTATTTATGACTTGATTGCCAGTTTCAAACGTCTTGCTATGGGGCTCGGTCTCTCCCTGGTAATAGGCACAGGGCTTGGTGTCCTGCTCGCAAAATCCAAAACGGCGGATGAGACTCTCGGGACATTGGTGCTCGCGCTGCAAAGCGTACCAAGTATCATATGGCTTCCGCTTGCGATCATGTGGTTCGGGATGAATGAGAAGGCCGTCATTTTTGTCGTAGTTCTCGGAGGAACATTCGTCATGACTCTTAATATCAGAGTGGGCATAAAGAATGTTTCACCTTTATTTATTAAGGCAGCAAAAACAATGGGGGTAAATGGCTGGGACTTATACACAAGAGTGATTTTCCCCGCAGCAATTCCTTATGTCGTAACAGGATCAAGACTTGCATGGGCTTTTGCCTGGAGAGCCTTGATGGCCGGGGAACTGTTAAGCACTGGCCCAGGACTTGGCTACACACTCCGTTATGCATCGGACTTCGGGGACATGGCTCTTGTTATTGGCGTTATGATCATTATTGGCGTTATCGGAACAATCGTAGACCAGCTTATTTTCCAGCGTATCGAAAAATCGGTTCTCAATCGCTGGGGACTTGAATCATAA